The Flavobacterium sp. 123 genome contains a region encoding:
- a CDS encoding OmpW family protein: MKKVIFAFFAVSFMTLNAQTKEENTTKDFKKWQARLRGVAVIPYESAKIGIIGGDVAISNTVIPELDFTYFFTEHFAAELILGTSKHDVNTVGSDISAIGGPTNFNVDLGNVWLLPPTLTAQYHFTPFSEKIFKPYVGAGLNYTIFYNADQGGVVKNVSYKNNVGYAFQVGFDLMLCDKFFINLDAKKLFLKTDVTVDASNLATGLSIPADVTINPLVLGMGIGMKF, encoded by the coding sequence ATGAAAAAAGTAATTTTTGCCTTTTTTGCGGTGTCTTTTATGACTTTGAATGCTCAAACTAAAGAAGAGAATACTACAAAAGATTTTAAAAAATGGCAGGCACGTTTAAGAGGAGTTGCTGTAATTCCTTATGAAAGTGCTAAAATTGGAATAATTGGTGGTGATGTTGCCATTTCTAATACGGTTATTCCAGAATTAGATTTCACTTATTTTTTTACAGAACACTTTGCCGCAGAACTGATTTTAGGAACTTCAAAACACGATGTAAACACAGTTGGTTCTGATATTTCAGCAATAGGTGGGCCTACTAATTTTAATGTTGATTTAGGGAATGTTTGGTTATTACCTCCAACATTAACAGCTCAGTATCATTTTACACCGTTTTCAGAAAAAATATTTAAACCATATGTAGGAGCAGGTTTGAATTATACTATTTTTTATAATGCAGATCAAGGTGGAGTTGTGAAAAATGTTTCATACAAAAACAATGTTGGATATGCTTTTCAAGTAGGATTTGATTTAATGTTATGTGATAAATTTTTTATTAATCTTGATGCCAAAAAACTATTCTTAAAAACAGATGTTACTGTTGACGCCTCTAATTTAGCTACAGGATTAAGTATTCCTGCTGATGTTACAATAAACCCTTTAGTTTTAGGAATGGGAATAGGGATGAAATTCTAA
- a CDS encoding DUF3575 domain-containing protein, giving the protein MKKIFIVIVLFFSIHSQSQTYIKVNALTTLLTIPNIGIETSIGKKSTFQFDILASPWKSLKGKPAQFYVFIPEYRYHFHEKNNGFYVGAHIGATKFNFQKWNYLNTDKYEKGFGYVIGATIGYQTKINDKFGLDCFLGAGNQQGFYKGYYLSTGERYETAKHYNKSGEWLPYRGGVMVTYRLN; this is encoded by the coding sequence ATGAAAAAAATATTTATTGTTATTGTTCTCTTCTTTTCTATTCATTCCCAAAGCCAGACTTATATAAAAGTAAATGCTTTAACTACTCTACTAACAATTCCAAATATTGGTATTGAAACAAGTATAGGCAAGAAATCAACATTTCAATTTGATATTTTAGCTTCTCCATGGAAGTCATTAAAAGGTAAACCTGCTCAATTTTATGTTTTTATCCCTGAATATAGATACCATTTTCATGAAAAAAATAATGGTTTTTATGTTGGAGCACACATTGGAGCAACAAAATTTAATTTTCAGAAATGGAATTATTTAAATACAGACAAATATGAAAAAGGTTTTGGATATGTAATAGGCGCAACCATTGGATACCAAACTAAAATAAACGATAAATTTGGTTTAGACTGCTTTCTTGGAGCTGGAAACCAACAAGGGTTTTACAAAGGCTATTATCTAAGTACTGGAGAACGTTACGAAACAGCGAAACATTACAATAAAAGTGGCGAATGGCTACCCTACAGAGGAGGAGTTATGGTTACCTATCGTTTAAATTAA
- the smpB gene encoding SsrA-binding protein SmpB, with protein sequence MLKTVNIQNKRARFDYEIIETFTAGIVLAGTEIKSIRLGKANITESFCEFNNNELFAINTYIEEYAFGNQFNHKSRSERKLLLNKRELKSLARSVQAKGLTIIPLKLFTNEKGMAKLQIGLCKGKKTYDKRESLKEQDTKRDLDRIKKSF encoded by the coding sequence ATGCTAAAAACAGTCAACATACAGAATAAAAGAGCCCGTTTCGATTATGAAATAATTGAAACTTTTACGGCGGGAATTGTTTTAGCAGGAACTGAAATAAAGTCAATTAGACTTGGTAAAGCCAATATAACAGAAAGTTTTTGTGAATTTAATAACAATGAACTTTTTGCTATCAATACTTATATTGAAGAATATGCTTTTGGTAATCAATTTAACCATAAATCCAGAAGCGAAAGAAAACTCTTATTGAACAAAAGAGAATTAAAAAGTTTAGCCCGAAGTGTTCAAGCAAAAGGTCTTACCATTATTCCTTTAAAATTATTTACAAATGAAAAAGGAATGGCCAAACTACAAATTGGTCTTTGTAAAGGGAAGAAAACCTATGACAAGCGTGAATCTCTAAAAGAGCAAGATACTAAACGTGATTTAGACCGTATAAAAAAATCATTTTAA
- a CDS encoding VF530 family DNA-binding protein: protein MENKASKDLLHGITLQKIVEELVEFYGFDTLGELIKIKCFNENPSVKSSLTFLRKTDWARKKVEQLYVKTLPKFNKSV, encoded by the coding sequence ATGGAAAACAAAGCATCAAAAGATCTTTTGCATGGAATTACTCTCCAGAAAATAGTAGAAGAATTAGTAGAATTTTATGGTTTTGATACCTTAGGAGAGCTCATTAAAATTAAATGTTTTAATGAAAACCCAAGTGTGAAATCGAGTTTGACTTTTCTAAGAAAGACAGATTGGGCCCGAAAAAAAGTAGAACAATTGTATGTTAAGACACTTCCAAAGTTTAATAAAAGTGTTTAA